From Erythrobacter sp. YJ-T3-07:
GCGGAGATGCACCCGGAGGCCGGGCTGCTGCCCCAGGCCCACGAGAAGGCGGACTATTTCCGCTACCTGTTCTTCGTCGCCGGACCGTTTGAGCAGGCGAGCATTTCCCAGCGGATGGGATGGTCGAGCGATGATCCGCAAGCCCGGCGGATGCTCGGGTTCGGCAGTTTCGAGCTTGCGGTCGATGCGCTGGAAACGATGCTGGCAGGCCGCGACTACGTGTGCGGCGGGCGGTTCACCGCAGCGGATATCTATGTCGGCGCGCAGGTCGTCTGGGGCGTCGATTTCGACACGCTGCCCCGACGCGACACTTTCCTCGCCTATGCCGAGCGCGTCAAACAACGCGTCGCATACCGAATAGCGGACACGATCGACGAAGAGCTGATCGCCGGGCGCGGCCCCCAGGGCTAAGCGATCGCCGCGCTTTTCCTCAGCAGCAGGTAGGCCTCCACCACCCGTCTCAGCCGCGTTTCGTGGGTCCGGTCGCCGCCGTTGCGGTCGGGGTGGTAGCGGCGGACGAGTTCGGAATAGCGCTGGCGCAACCGCTTGCGATCGGCCTCGATACCGAGGCCCAGCACTTCCAGCGCCTTCGCCTCTTCCTTCGAAAAGCGCCCATCCATCGCCATTTCCGCCTCTCGACGCGCGCGGCTCTTGATCCCGCCTGCGCGGGCGGAAATCGCGTCGAGCGGGTCGTCGAACTCGCCCCAGCGCGGCATCCCGTCGACCGGACCGCTTGCGCGGAAGGCAGGCGTCTCGGTCTGCCAGCCAGCGGACGGGGATTGCG
This genomic window contains:
- a CDS encoding J domain-containing protein — its product is MRQTRFHGRHEAQGRLCAHPTCEEPGEFRAPGAYGNSFDGPGQWRWFCLDHIREFNAGYDWFEGMSAEEILRAQSPSAGWQTETPAFRASGPVDGMPRWGEFDDPLDAISARAGGIKSRARREAEMAMDGRFSKEEAKALEVLGLGIEADRKRLRQRYSELVRRYHPDRNGGDRTHETRLRRVVEAYLLLRKSAAIA
- a CDS encoding glutathione S-transferase N-terminal domain-containing protein, with translation MAEYTLYTNPMSRGRIARWALHEVDARYDQVIVEYGPRESKPAAFLKANPMAKVPTLVHHHAGQDHVVTECAAICHYLAEMHPEAGLLPQAHEKADYFRYLFFVAGPFEQASISQRMGWSSDDPQARRMLGFGSFELAVDALETMLAGRDYVCGGRFTAADIYVGAQVVWGVDFDTLPRRDTFLAYAERVKQRVAYRIADTIDEELIAGRGPQG